The following are encoded in a window of Eriocheir sinensis breed Jianghai 21 chromosome 35, ASM2467909v1, whole genome shotgun sequence genomic DNA:
- the LOC127007405 gene encoding FMRFamide receptor-like gives MSFINETDVSDSVDDYDLSSNRTIPDMVDEMCLQTYNSVNATMPAPKLMRFVVYGVLLTSVGLLGLAGNFISITILSRPKMQSSINCCLIGLTSFDMIVTTTSILMFGLPEICEYTQTMVWYTQGIYQLITPIIFPLALIAQTGSVYLTVTVTIERYIAVCRPLRARLLCTYGRAKVYVMCVAIFSIVYNLPRFWEVSTKECIISKDESMRIVIPTVLRRNPFYIEIYIMWLYLLVMYLVPFLCLMIFNFFIYREVRAANHERQQLSRLQRKEIGLAVMLLVVVSVFFVCNVLAFIINILELMAIVVEELTMTSNLLVTINSSVNFIIYCIFGQKFRKLLLQMFCSSLLPRVARDAAMESAVFRNNSIYGESRTFTNGKTQTFRLSSWNGAHNQGRVLQPHPNRGHHGFCGQSWRTSRYSSVPVGENAAPSSAPSLFTATRNQSLLPQRSPTENVQVL, from the exons ATGTCCTTCATCAACGAGACAGACGTTTCGGACAGCGTCGATGACTACGACCTCAGTTCCAATAGGACCATTCCGGACATGGTGGACGAGATGTGTCTGCAGACGTACAACAGCGTCAACGCCACCATGCCGGCGCCCAAGCTGATGCGATTTGTGGTCTACGGCGTCCTCCTCACCTCCGTGGGTCTTCTGGGTCTGGCGGGGAACTTCATCTCCATTACTATTCTCTCCAG gCCCAAGATGCAGTCGTCCATCAACTGTTGCCTGATCGGCCTCACGTCGTTCGACATGATCGTCACCACCACGTCCATCCTCATGTTCGGGCTGCCGGAGATATGTGAATACACGCAGACCATGGTGTGGTACACGCAGGGCATCTACCAGCTCATCACACCCATCATCTTCCCGCTGGCCCTCATCGCGCAGACCGGCTCCGTGTAcctcaccgtcaccgtcaccatcGAGCGGTACATAGCCGTGTGTCGCCCCCTCCGGGCCCGCCTGCTTTGCACCTACGGCCGCGCCAAGGTGTACGTCATGTGTGTGGCCATCTTCTCCATCGTGTACAACCTGCCGCGTTTCTGGGAGGTGTCCACGAAG GAATGCATCATTTCGAAGGACGAGAGCATGAGGATCGTCATTCCTACAGTGCTGAGACGCAACCCTTTCTACATCGAGATCTACATCATGTGGCTGTACCTCCTCGTGATGTACCTcgtccccttcctctgcctcatGATCTTCAACTTCTTCATTTACAGGGAG GTCCGAGCAGCCAACCACGAGCGCCAGCAGCTGTCCCGACTCCAGAGGAAGGAGATCGGCCTGGCGGtgatgttgctggtggtggtgtctgtgttcTTCGTGTGTAACGTGCTCGCCTTCATCATCAACATCTTGGAGCTCATGGCTATCGTGGTCGAGGAGCTGACCATGACCAGCAATCTTCTCGTCACCATCAACTCCTCGGTCAACTTTATTATTTACTGTATATTTGGACAGAAGTTCCGGAAGTTGCTTCTCCAAATGTTCTGTTCGAGTTTGCTGCCTCGAGTGGCGAGAGACGCGGCCATGGAGTCGGCCGTGTTCCGGAACAACAGCATCTACGGCGAGTCCCGCACCTTCACCAACGGCAAGACGCAGACGTTCCGGTTATCATCATGGAATGGGGCGCACAATCAGGGCAGAGTGTTGCAGCCCCACCCAAATCGTGGCCACCACGGCTTTTGTGGCCAGTCATGGCGCACGTCTCGATACTCCAGTGTTCCGGTGGGAGAAAATGCCGCCCCCAGCTCGGCGCCATCACTGTTTACCGCCACCCGAAATCAGTCATTATTGCCACAGCGCTCCCCCACAGAGAACGTGCAGGTCCTCTGA